One window from the genome of Mesorhizobium loti encodes:
- a CDS encoding transposase, whose product MLTNQTLDQMQALGLTGMAAAWRELAELSGTNELSRDEWLGLMLDREVTLRADKRIRNRLASAKLRFVQACIEDIDFAASRGLDRRNTLALAQGQWLTARENLIVTGQTGTGKSWLACAFGRQAARLGHSVLYVRVPRLFEDLALARLDGSFPRLIDKLTRAQLLILDDFGTHTLSDQQRFHLFEIVEERYQRKSTLITAQVPVASWHDLINDSTVADAILDRIVHNAHRIALQGESMRKKKTSPLLTDSENTEINQP is encoded by the coding sequence ATGCTGACAAACCAAACCCTCGACCAGATGCAGGCCCTCGGGCTGACTGGCATGGCCGCCGCCTGGCGCGAATTGGCCGAACTGTCCGGCACCAATGAGCTCAGCCGCGATGAGTGGCTCGGTCTGATGCTCGACCGCGAGGTCACCCTGCGAGCTGACAAGCGCATCCGTAACCGGCTCGCCTCCGCCAAGCTACGCTTTGTCCAGGCCTGCATCGAAGATATCGATTTTGCCGCTTCCCGTGGTCTCGATCGGCGCAACACCCTGGCGCTCGCCCAGGGGCAATGGCTCACCGCCCGTGAGAACCTGATCGTGACCGGTCAGACCGGCACCGGCAAGTCATGGTTGGCCTGTGCCTTCGGCAGGCAGGCAGCCAGGCTCGGTCACTCCGTGCTCTATGTGCGCGTGCCGCGCCTGTTCGAGGATCTCGCGCTCGCCCGCCTCGATGGTTCCTTCCCCCGCCTCATCGACAAGCTCACCCGTGCCCAGTTGCTCATCCTCGACGACTTCGGCACCCATACTCTCTCCGATCAGCAGCGCTTCCACCTCTTTGAAATCGTCGAGGAGCGCTATCAGAGAAAATCCACCCTGATCACCGCACAGGTCCCCGTGGCAAGCTGGCACGACCTTATTAACGACAGCACGGTCGCCGACGCCATACTCGACCGCATCGTGCACAATGCACACCGCATCGCCCTCCAGGGCGAGAGCATGCGAAAGAAAAAAACCTCGCCCCTCTTGACCGACTCCGAGAACACCGAAATCAATCAGCCCTAA
- a CDS encoding transposase, which yields MRDIRTILRLTHGEGLSVREIAERLEIGKSSVSTYLLRAREAGLSWPLPSGCDDDAKLERLLFGRAGRPPQDLSEPDWPLVAREMKRKSVTLTLLWQEYRASHPDGYGFTWFCERFAAFRHRTSAVFRNRHAAGAVMQTDYAGPTVPVIDPATGVIHPAQIFVAVLGASNLTFAFASSSQKLPDWIDGQVRALAFYGGVTKAIVCDNLKSGVAKALWFEPTLTATFAAMAEHYDTTILPTRSRKPRDKGKVEGAVLIVERWILARLRNRTFFSLAALNTAIAELLEDLNNRPMRHIGRSRRELFEEIERAALKPLPTTPFEYAEWKSAKVHPDYHIEVDKTFYSVPHRLIGCTLQVRLTQRVVEIFHDHQRVASHVRRSQRSGHVTVNDHMPKAHQRYANTTPANLIGRATLIGPNAAILVERMMRDRPHPEQGYRSAMGILSLAPRYGSQRLDAACKRALTINAIAYSSVASILKSGLDRQQPQAEQAAPTPAHTNIRGRSYYQ from the coding sequence GTGAGGGATATCCGGACGATCCTGCGCCTGACCCATGGAGAGGGTCTTTCGGTGCGCGAGATTGCCGAGCGGCTGGAGATCGGCAAGAGCTCGGTATCGACCTATTTGCTGCGGGCCCGGGAAGCCGGGCTTTCCTGGCCCCTGCCAAGCGGGTGTGATGACGATGCAAAGCTGGAGCGGCTTCTCTTCGGCCGCGCCGGTCGCCCACCTCAGGATCTGAGTGAACCGGACTGGCCCCTGGTTGCCCGGGAGATGAAGCGCAAGAGCGTGACGCTGACGCTTCTATGGCAGGAATACCGCGCCAGCCATCCCGACGGCTATGGCTTCACGTGGTTCTGTGAGCGGTTTGCCGCCTTCCGGCATCGGACAAGCGCCGTGTTCCGCAATCGGCACGCGGCGGGTGCCGTGATGCAGACCGACTATGCCGGTCCGACGGTGCCGGTGATTGATCCGGCGACCGGTGTCATCCATCCGGCCCAGATCTTTGTCGCGGTGCTGGGCGCCTCCAACCTGACCTTCGCCTTTGCCAGCTCCAGCCAGAAGCTGCCGGACTGGATCGACGGTCAGGTGCGTGCACTGGCCTTCTACGGTGGGGTCACCAAGGCAATCGTATGCGACAATCTGAAGTCGGGCGTGGCCAAGGCCCTGTGGTTCGAGCCGACACTGACCGCGACGTTCGCCGCCATGGCGGAGCATTACGACACCACGATCCTGCCGACACGCAGCAGGAAGCCGCGCGACAAGGGCAAAGTCGAAGGCGCGGTGTTGATCGTCGAGCGCTGGATCCTAGCCCGGCTCAGGAACCGCACCTTCTTCTCGCTTGCCGCCCTCAATACGGCGATTGCCGAATTGCTCGAGGATCTGAACAACCGGCCGATGCGCCATATCGGCAGAAGCCGCCGCGAACTGTTCGAGGAGATCGAGCGAGCCGCCTTGAAGCCCCTGCCGACCACACCATTCGAATATGCGGAATGGAAGTCGGCAAAGGTCCATCCCGACTACCATATCGAAGTCGACAAGACCTTCTACTCGGTGCCGCATCGGCTGATCGGATGCACCCTCCAGGTGCGGCTCACCCAACGGGTGGTCGAGATCTTCCACGATCACCAGCGTGTCGCCAGCCATGTCCGACGCTCCCAGCGCTCCGGCCACGTCACAGTCAACGACCATATGCCCAAGGCGCATCAGCGTTACGCCAACACCACGCCGGCCAATCTGATCGGTCGGGCGACCCTGATCGGCCCCAACGCCGCCATCCTGGTCGAACGCATGATGCGCGACAGGCCGCATCCGGAACAGGGATACCGCTCGGCCATGGGGATTTTGTCGCTGGCGCCGCGCTATGGATCGCAGCGCCTCGATGCGGCCTGCAAGCGGGCGCTCACCATCAATGCCATCGCCTATTCCTCCGTCGCCTCCATCCTCAAATCCGGCCTCGACCGGCAGCAACCGCAGGCTGAACAAGCGGCGCCCACGCCTGCACACACCAATATCCGTGGCCGTTCCTATTACCAGTGA